Proteins from a genomic interval of Puniceicoccaceae bacterium:
- a CDS encoding TonB-dependent receptor plug domain-containing protein has protein sequence MFINPKTLKHFTASAVFAVLSPVMAFAQDTGADEEEVYILSPFEITAADEDGYLATSSLAGTRISADLSDIGSAISVYTEEFLEDVGATDNETLLSYSLNTEVGGFRGNFINATSEGIENQNLESPNNNTRIRGLTAADNTLNYYLTDIPWDSYIVRRVDIQRGANSVLFGLGSPAGIINATTVGAEFDTFGKIVARVDEHGSGRLNLDYNREVIENTLAVRIALLKDDRKFQQDPAFEDTKRGFASFTWAPEALNSSSTSFRVKASFESGESTSNRPRMVAPIDRLSMWLAPTSSSGFGGEWANLKDYGYNQTAYNQYDDYLAGAGEVNFRPWNAMFSDGITPLVLWEGDTFTHITEVSSNDRGSWFYNTTMADAGATEAVPNDGSADFSNGTSVQRNLKHPAQTTLNGIAQAASGLNLPYAGFWKDSSLTSTHHFDFFNKLIDGDSKRELKDWDYWELDITQTFLNNKLGYSLGAFQQDYQTEFYAALGNVFAPGITVDIGEWDRTSQPGARVRNPNLGRVLVRDANSGGRMSNSSRESVRLQAFLRHDFTENSESLLSRILGKHDLVAVGQNRKLDRKSSSFELLGMSREYLLNRAESVRPLADLPPPGSRLAEYNRTLGSTSPDHVFYLSANPDYSSIGNIGTHLKDLPHGTHAIAGFDATPLPGFTAAMAAMPWADSPFGSHETERFQAENPEYYRGWQNSIGDYYIANAYQSDADREYLTTVKNFFTEDLDSIAAVWTGRWFNGGLVGMYGWRQDDVTETWYEHDFRLDGPHVDVAGNRSERSTTVESNNWSLKANLTYLAGMSGRLPFDVHVLYSEGEVQTPDPTRVDVFGRTLPNSTGNTEDLSLMITSADNKWSFRATRYETIVKNGISGASVNSQKYRVQQVLQQGAFRAGLIETGQQSYTADWLELSPSAEAAGFTTEADYRVQVMAPAWREFERGLWEQFPLTRSWYRSEFQPGDQVAPQILFPDNATLVEDSISKGWEFEFVGNITKNWNLAVNASKTEAIRDNLPGDEFGAVVDYIVEAMQGPAGEVPIWWFTGPGMGSHLAPFLGELTKAKALNGSAQPEIRKWKGNVITNYNFRNGRFDGFGIGGAYRYEDSQIYSYGLSLDAEGNTKVHLDQTFEDDARHTFDFWVTYNRPLTDKVDWRIQLNIYNAFGSNELVPLHRNPDGSIGLQGIKEGMSWAVTNTFSF, from the coding sequence ATGTTCATAAACCCTAAAACGCTCAAGCATTTCACTGCATCCGCAGTGTTTGCAGTGCTCAGCCCAGTCATGGCGTTTGCCCAGGACACCGGAGCTGATGAAGAGGAAGTCTACATCCTCTCCCCATTCGAAATCACGGCAGCCGACGAAGATGGCTACCTGGCCACTTCCTCACTGGCCGGCACACGCATCAGTGCTGACCTCAGTGACATCGGTTCTGCCATTTCAGTCTATACCGAAGAGTTCCTCGAGGACGTCGGCGCAACTGACAACGAAACCCTGCTCTCCTACAGTTTGAATACGGAAGTGGGCGGATTCCGAGGGAACTTCATCAATGCCACATCTGAGGGCATTGAAAATCAGAACCTCGAATCCCCCAACAACAATACGCGAATTCGTGGACTGACTGCTGCGGACAACACGCTGAACTACTACCTCACCGATATTCCGTGGGACAGCTACATTGTGCGACGGGTTGATATCCAGCGCGGTGCCAACTCCGTTCTCTTCGGACTTGGCAGCCCTGCCGGTATCATTAACGCGACCACAGTCGGTGCGGAGTTTGATACCTTTGGCAAGATTGTTGCGCGGGTGGACGAGCACGGTTCGGGTCGCCTCAACCTCGACTACAACCGCGAAGTCATCGAAAACACGCTGGCGGTTCGCATCGCACTGCTCAAGGATGATCGCAAGTTCCAGCAGGACCCAGCCTTCGAGGACACCAAGCGTGGATTCGCGTCTTTCACCTGGGCACCCGAGGCGCTCAACAGCTCGTCTACGAGTTTCCGTGTGAAGGCTAGTTTTGAGTCGGGAGAATCTACTTCCAACCGTCCGCGCATGGTTGCACCCATCGACCGCCTTTCGATGTGGCTGGCACCGACCAGTTCCAGTGGATTTGGTGGAGAATGGGCAAACCTGAAGGATTACGGATACAACCAGACCGCCTACAATCAATATGACGACTATCTGGCGGGTGCTGGCGAAGTAAACTTCAGGCCCTGGAATGCGATGTTCTCTGATGGGATCACGCCCTTGGTGCTCTGGGAGGGTGATACATTCACTCACATCACGGAAGTATCCAGCAATGACCGAGGCAGCTGGTTTTATAACACGACAATGGCAGATGCGGGAGCGACGGAGGCGGTTCCCAATGATGGTAGTGCAGATTTCAGCAATGGAACCAGTGTGCAACGCAACCTCAAGCACCCAGCCCAGACCACGCTCAACGGAATTGCCCAGGCCGCATCAGGGTTGAATCTTCCCTACGCCGGGTTCTGGAAAGACAGTTCCCTCACATCCACGCATCACTTCGATTTCTTCAACAAGCTGATCGATGGAGATTCCAAACGTGAACTCAAGGACTGGGACTACTGGGAACTCGACATCACCCAAACCTTCCTGAACAACAAGCTCGGCTACAGCCTCGGCGCGTTCCAGCAGGACTACCAAACAGAGTTCTACGCCGCGCTTGGAAACGTATTTGCTCCTGGGATCACTGTGGACATTGGAGAGTGGGACCGCACCTCACAACCGGGTGCCCGGGTGCGCAATCCGAATCTGGGACGCGTCCTGGTTCGCGACGCAAATTCCGGTGGGCGCATGTCGAACAGCTCCCGCGAATCCGTGCGGCTGCAGGCCTTCCTGCGTCATGATTTCACCGAGAACAGTGAGTCCCTGCTCTCTCGCATCCTGGGCAAGCACGACCTTGTTGCCGTGGGTCAGAACCGCAAACTCGACCGGAAATCCTCGAGTTTTGAACTCTTGGGTATGAGCCGGGAATACCTGCTCAACCGCGCCGAATCCGTTCGTCCTCTTGCAGACCTTCCGCCCCCGGGATCACGCCTGGCGGAATACAACCGAACCCTGGGTTCCACCTCTCCCGATCATGTGTTCTACCTGTCGGCCAACCCGGACTACAGCAGCATTGGCAATATCGGCACGCATCTAAAGGATCTGCCACATGGCACCCACGCCATTGCCGGATTTGACGCCACACCCTTGCCGGGCTTTACCGCTGCAATGGCCGCCATGCCGTGGGCTGACAGCCCGTTTGGTTCCCATGAGACAGAGAGATTTCAGGCCGAAAATCCGGAATATTACCGTGGCTGGCAGAACAGCATCGGTGACTACTACATTGCCAACGCCTACCAGAGTGATGCTGACCGGGAATACCTGACCACAGTAAAGAACTTCTTCACCGAAGACCTGGACTCCATCGCAGCAGTGTGGACGGGCCGGTGGTTTAATGGAGGACTCGTGGGCATGTATGGATGGCGTCAGGATGATGTGACTGAAACATGGTATGAACATGATTTCCGCCTCGATGGTCCCCATGTCGATGTTGCCGGCAATCGCAGTGAACGCTCGACCACCGTCGAAAGCAACAATTGGTCGCTCAAGGCCAATCTCACCTACCTTGCGGGAATGAGCGGTCGCTTGCCTTTCGACGTGCATGTGCTCTATTCCGAGGGAGAAGTGCAGACTCCCGACCCAACACGGGTGGATGTGTTTGGGCGCACGCTGCCAAACTCCACCGGGAACACGGAAGACCTCTCGCTCATGATCACTTCTGCTGACAACAAGTGGTCCTTCCGGGCAACCCGTTATGAAACCATCGTCAAAAACGGCATCTCCGGTGCGAGCGTGAACAGTCAGAAGTACCGCGTGCAGCAGGTGCTCCAGCAGGGTGCTTTTCGCGCGGGTCTCATCGAAACAGGTCAGCAAAGCTACACGGCTGATTGGCTGGAGCTGAGTCCATCGGCTGAGGCAGCTGGATTCACCACCGAGGCAGACTACCGTGTTCAGGTCATGGCCCCCGCATGGCGCGAATTCGAACGCGGCCTCTGGGAGCAATTCCCGTTGACACGCAGCTGGTACAGATCGGAATTTCAACCGGGTGATCAGGTGGCACCCCAGATTCTGTTCCCCGACAATGCTACACTCGTCGAGGACAGCATTTCAAAAGGCTGGGAGTTTGAGTTCGTGGGTAATATCACGAAAAACTGGAACCTGGCGGTCAATGCCTCAAAGACTGAAGCGATCCGTGACAACCTGCCGGGAGACGAATTCGGAGCCGTGGTGGACTACATCGTGGAAGCCATGCAAGGTCCGGCTGGCGAAGTTCCAATCTGGTGGTTCACGGGTCCCGGCATGGGCAGTCATCTCGCACCTTTTCTGGGTGAGTTGACCAAGGCAAAAGCGCTGAATGGATCGGCTCAACCCGAAATCCGCAAGTGGAAGGGCAATGTGATCACCAACTATAACTTCCGCAACGGTCGCTTTGATGGTTTTGGGATTGGCGGTGCCTACCGCTACGAGGATTCCCAAATCTACAGCTACGGTCTGTCGCTTGATGCCGAAGGCAACACGAAAGTCCATCTCGATCAAACCTTCGAGGATGATGCCCGTCATACCTTCGACTTCTGGGTCACCTACAACCGCCCGCTCACCGATAAGGTGGATTGGCGCATTCAGCTCAACATCTACAATGCGTTCGGCAGTAACGAGCTCGTTCCCCTGCACCGCAACCCCGATGGCAGCATCGGTCTGCAGGGCATCAAGGAAGGCATGAGTTGGGCCGTCACCAACACCTTCTCCTTCTAA
- a CDS encoding DASS family sodium-coupled anion symporter produces the protein MSLPHASPDSKSPSALRKGLQEPAGYGLRQWSGWLLGPLCLIITLLLPPPDGLSVEGWRTAGVALLMATFWICEPIPIPATALLPLVLLPLLGLATGKEAAAPYANPIIYLFLGGFFIAAAMQRWGLHRRLALQLIAAMGTRPRNIIAGFLLSAALLSMWVSNTATALMMLPIALSVTQLLPSEGPHATEHRSFATALLLAVAYGATTGGMATLIGTPPNALLAGYMGNVYGQEIGFGQWMLIGLPVTLIALPIVWVVLTRISFRLGREPVVGMADLLKRERSQLGPLRRGEAMVAVVFCLTAMAWVFRPLLGEVIPGISDTLIAITGALLLFMLPVSLKEGSFALDWQSAKAVPWDVLLLFGGGLSLAGMVETHGLSQYLGGLSASLGALPVVFTLAVLCFGILMLTELTSNTATAATFLPVMAALAISLGQNPLLFLVPAALAANCSYMMPVGTPPNAIVFGSGNITLPQMARAGLWLNLLLVPLLLTVVLLLGHWVFGVELGVVPDWAAGR, from the coding sequence ATGTCTCTTCCCCATGCTTCCCCTGACTCAAAATCCCCTTCAGCCTTGCGCAAGGGATTGCAGGAACCCGCAGGCTACGGCCTAAGGCAATGGAGTGGGTGGTTGTTGGGACCGCTTTGCCTGATCATCACCCTGCTGCTGCCACCTCCTGACGGACTGAGCGTGGAAGGTTGGCGTACGGCAGGTGTGGCGTTATTGATGGCGACATTTTGGATTTGCGAACCCATTCCCATTCCGGCAACGGCTCTGTTACCTCTGGTTCTGCTGCCCCTGCTGGGATTGGCAACCGGAAAGGAAGCGGCGGCACCCTATGCCAATCCGATCATTTATTTGTTCCTGGGAGGGTTTTTCATTGCTGCAGCGATGCAGCGGTGGGGGCTGCATCGGCGGCTGGCCCTGCAGCTCATCGCAGCGATGGGTACCCGTCCTCGAAACATCATCGCGGGTTTTCTGCTCAGTGCAGCATTGTTGAGCATGTGGGTGAGCAATACTGCGACCGCCCTGATGATGTTGCCCATCGCGCTTTCGGTGACACAGCTTCTGCCAAGCGAAGGTCCCCATGCAACTGAGCATCGATCCTTTGCGACGGCACTGCTACTGGCGGTTGCCTACGGTGCGACGACAGGTGGAATGGCGACCTTGATTGGAACTCCGCCGAACGCGCTGCTGGCAGGTTACATGGGGAATGTGTATGGACAGGAGATCGGTTTTGGACAGTGGATGCTGATTGGGTTGCCAGTGACCCTGATTGCCCTGCCCATTGTTTGGGTGGTGCTCACGCGCATCTCCTTTCGGCTCGGACGCGAACCCGTTGTGGGGATGGCGGATTTGTTGAAGCGTGAGCGCTCCCAGCTGGGACCTTTGCGCCGAGGGGAAGCCATGGTAGCGGTGGTATTTTGCCTGACCGCCATGGCTTGGGTGTTTCGACCACTTTTGGGCGAAGTGATTCCGGGGATCTCAGACACTCTGATTGCGATTACGGGGGCTCTGCTGCTTTTCATGCTCCCGGTGAGCCTGAAAGAAGGAAGCTTTGCGCTCGACTGGCAGAGTGCGAAGGCAGTGCCATGGGACGTTTTGCTGCTTTTTGGAGGTGGGTTGAGTCTGGCAGGTATGGTGGAAACCCACGGGCTGTCTCAGTATCTGGGAGGACTCTCCGCTTCGCTGGGTGCGTTGCCTGTGGTGTTCACGCTTGCCGTGCTCTGCTTCGGAATCCTGATGCTGACGGAACTCACCAGCAACACGGCAACGGCGGCAACTTTCCTTCCTGTGATGGCTGCCCTGGCAATCAGTTTGGGACAAAATCCACTGCTGTTTCTAGTGCCTGCCGCTCTTGCCGCAAACTGTTCCTACATGATGCCCGTTGGCACGCCGCCAAACGCCATCGTTTTTGGCAGTGGGAACATCACACTGCCCCAGATGGCGCGAGCGGGACTCTGGCTCAACCTACTGCTCGTGCCCCTGCTGCTGACCGTTGTTCTGCTGCTTGGGCACTGGGTCTTTGGTGTTGAGCTGGGCGTGGTGCCCGACTGGGCTGCGGGGCGCTGA
- a CDS encoding Gfo/Idh/MocA family oxidoreductase produces the protein MNPNLSRRTFVKQSVLTAAGLTILPSGTLFGQNRPSNRLNILLIGAYGRAEAHYAMLREENVVAICEVNELNLPYAVKEFPKAKIYKDWRKAMDHPGLDAVLCCTPDHHHAFIANWALNRDLHCYMEKPLTITVEEARIVRDNYLKKRHKLATQVGMQRHANPNFQRVEELIRQGAIGAIRDVAVWGDRQIPKPGHLAGMPIPSTLDWDLWLGPSPYHPYHSEYLKGGVGMNCLQWNMYWDWGVGQIGDMGSHTMDIVWNVIDAELPTQIKVSSPESFNPDVTPVNMTAEYLFPANSWRDQIRVTWYQGGAMPQSPSPWIDLNRIGHGAWFKGEHGFLVTDFRNRLVIPYGDKADLTYFDSPSVEDLEDPIPNFQKQWTDACRNGNPSETACNFKYSADMIETMCLGLVGFRSGEGEGEQGVRPTLTYDGNSGRVTNHDTANAYLTKSYRDGYVMNG, from the coding sequence ATGAACCCCAATCTATCCCGTCGAACCTTCGTGAAACAGAGCGTGCTGACTGCGGCCGGACTCACCATCCTTCCCTCGGGCACCCTCTTCGGACAGAACCGTCCCAGCAATCGTCTCAACATTCTCCTGATCGGTGCCTATGGGCGCGCCGAAGCCCACTATGCGATGCTGCGCGAGGAAAACGTGGTGGCGATCTGCGAGGTCAACGAGCTGAACCTGCCCTATGCAGTGAAGGAATTCCCAAAGGCGAAGATCTACAAGGACTGGCGCAAGGCCATGGATCATCCGGGACTTGATGCCGTGCTCTGCTGCACTCCGGATCATCACCACGCCTTCATCGCAAACTGGGCCCTGAATCGGGACCTGCACTGTTACATGGAAAAACCGCTCACGATTACCGTGGAAGAGGCACGCATCGTGCGGGATAACTACCTGAAAAAACGCCACAAGCTCGCGACTCAGGTGGGCATGCAGCGCCATGCGAATCCAAACTTCCAGCGTGTGGAAGAACTCATCCGCCAGGGTGCAATCGGAGCGATTCGCGATGTGGCGGTATGGGGGGATCGACAGATCCCCAAACCGGGTCATTTGGCAGGCATGCCCATACCCTCAACGCTCGACTGGGATCTTTGGCTTGGACCTTCACCCTACCATCCCTATCATTCTGAGTATCTGAAAGGTGGTGTTGGCATGAACTGCCTGCAGTGGAACATGTACTGGGACTGGGGCGTTGGGCAGATCGGAGACATGGGAAGCCATACCATGGACATCGTTTGGAATGTGATCGATGCGGAGCTGCCGACGCAGATCAAGGTGTCATCTCCCGAGTCGTTCAACCCGGATGTCACACCTGTGAACATGACTGCCGAATACCTGTTCCCCGCCAACAGTTGGCGCGATCAAATCCGCGTGACCTGGTATCAGGGTGGGGCGATGCCGCAGTCGCCAAGTCCATGGATTGATCTCAACCGCATCGGTCACGGTGCCTGGTTCAAGGGAGAACACGGCTTTCTGGTCACCGACTTCCGCAACCGCCTGGTCATTCCCTATGGTGACAAGGCAGACCTGACGTATTTTGACTCGCCATCAGTGGAGGACCTTGAGGACCCGATTCCGAATTTCCAGAAACAGTGGACCGATGCCTGCCGAAACGGAAACCCTTCGGAAACTGCCTGCAACTTCAAATACAGTGCCGACATGATCGAAACCATGTGCCTGGGACTCGTGGGCTTCCGTTCGGGCGAAGGCGAAGGGGAGCAAGGCGTTCGACCCACACTGACCTATGACGGCAACAGTGGGCGCGTGACCAACCATGACACTGCCAACGCCTATCTCACCAAGTCCTACCGGGACGGATATGTCATGAATGGATGA
- a CDS encoding family 78 glycoside hydrolase catalytic domain — protein MIPLLRSFLISIPLLSLMLSADPLQPGDLRCEYLHDPQVVDVPAPRLSWINAARPGARGVIQSAWQVRVASDPLQLNDPDLWDSGKVTSSRNHRIAYDGEALQSRQECWWQVRVWNGDDEVSEWSEPAFWRMGLLRAEDWKASWIGAPWQGEEALPKPSGGPDGRPEAFGPPAPLLRKSFGIRKPVEKAVIYTTGLGYFELSLNGRKVGDGVLIPNQTNYGKRPELEQAYIALPDDFHDYKVMYLAYDLTDQLQQGENVLGSILGNGFYNPAKYWADAYGSPRFLAQLHITYTDGTEEIIVSDDSWTAARSPILMDMVYYGETYDARLEQEGWNTPGFDASNWEPVALRKAPDGRLVAHTASTDKITEVLQPQRIERLGEGHYRVDFGEEISGWVRLHGVSGPEGHAIDIEFLSSNYSGDNRYILRGEGAEDYAPRFNWFVFREIEIHNWPGDLSPTHLTAEVVNTQFEATAHVETSNPLLNAINRIWRRSQVGNMHGGIVSDCPHRERSGYTGDGQVACSTVFHNYDARDVYHKWIGDIRDAQIVSTGYVPNGAPWQSGCGGGVAWGAAIAIMPWEFYQHYGSLDMLENTYPAMKGYLDYLETWKTPEGIVHSQRTGNDGKVLKWFNLGDWVAPGELPDDALVHTFYYWHCADLTAKTAAVLGHLHEAEHYAALAESSRAAFQRAFYDGPTGSFGDAGADILALRMGLDEPMRSSVIEAVRQNLIADDGHLDTGIFGTRYFFEILAEHGLNEQAYTAITKTTQPGFGWWLEQGATTTWEKWDGTGSRNHPMFGGGLVWLYRNLAGMQIDPEQPAYRHIVFRPQPVADLEFVEYSNQTVFGEAGIRWQRQGEALVITTTVPVGSTATLHFPTTNGAELKESGIPVTDHPDVKVVEITPESVVLSMASGRYRFHP, from the coding sequence ATGATCCCCTTGCTCCGCTCCTTCCTGATCTCAATCCCACTGCTCAGCTTGATGCTCAGTGCTGACCCATTGCAACCGGGCGACCTGCGCTGCGAATATCTGCACGACCCTCAGGTCGTCGATGTGCCAGCTCCGCGCCTGAGCTGGATCAATGCCGCCCGTCCGGGGGCACGGGGAGTGATTCAGAGCGCATGGCAGGTGCGCGTGGCAAGCGATCCCTTGCAGCTTAATGATCCTGACCTCTGGGACAGTGGAAAGGTGACATCGTCCCGGAATCATCGCATCGCCTATGACGGTGAAGCACTGCAGTCCCGTCAGGAATGCTGGTGGCAGGTTCGCGTGTGGAATGGGGATGATGAGGTTTCTGAATGGAGTGAACCCGCATTCTGGCGCATGGGATTGCTCAGGGCAGAGGACTGGAAGGCGAGCTGGATTGGTGCCCCATGGCAGGGCGAGGAAGCACTGCCCAAACCGTCGGGAGGCCCCGATGGTCGTCCCGAAGCGTTTGGTCCGCCCGCCCCGCTCCTGAGAAAATCCTTTGGAATTCGCAAGCCAGTGGAAAAGGCAGTCATCTACACCACGGGCCTGGGGTATTTTGAACTCTCCCTGAACGGTCGAAAGGTGGGGGATGGTGTGCTGATTCCCAACCAGACCAACTATGGCAAGCGGCCTGAGCTTGAGCAGGCCTACATCGCGCTGCCCGACGATTTTCACGACTACAAGGTGATGTACCTCGCCTACGACCTCACGGATCAGCTTCAGCAGGGCGAGAATGTGCTTGGCAGCATCCTGGGAAATGGATTCTACAACCCTGCCAAATACTGGGCCGATGCCTACGGATCACCCCGTTTTCTGGCGCAACTCCACATCACTTACACCGACGGAACGGAGGAGATCATCGTGAGCGATGATAGCTGGACGGCGGCGCGCAGTCCCATCCTGATGGACATGGTGTATTATGGTGAGACTTACGATGCCCGACTGGAGCAGGAGGGCTGGAACACACCCGGATTTGATGCGAGCAATTGGGAGCCAGTGGCTCTGCGGAAGGCCCCGGATGGACGCCTGGTGGCCCATACAGCCTCCACCGACAAGATAACGGAGGTACTGCAACCCCAACGAATCGAGCGTCTGGGCGAGGGACATTACCGTGTGGATTTTGGTGAGGAAATTTCCGGGTGGGTGCGCCTGCACGGTGTTTCGGGACCAGAGGGTCACGCCATCGATATCGAATTTCTCAGCAGCAATTATTCCGGGGACAACCGCTACATCCTGCGTGGAGAGGGAGCGGAAGACTACGCACCGCGCTTTAACTGGTTTGTATTTCGGGAAATCGAGATTCACAACTGGCCGGGTGATCTGAGTCCGACCCACCTGACCGCCGAGGTGGTCAATACCCAGTTCGAAGCGACTGCGCACGTCGAAACTTCGAACCCCCTGCTCAATGCGATCAACCGCATCTGGCGACGCAGTCAGGTGGGCAACATGCATGGCGGAATCGTCAGCGATTGCCCGCACCGCGAACGCTCGGGCTATACGGGTGACGGACAGGTGGCCTGTTCGACCGTGTTTCACAACTACGATGCGCGTGATGTTTATCACAAGTGGATCGGGGATATTCGTGATGCACAGATTGTTTCTACTGGCTATGTGCCCAATGGTGCACCCTGGCAGTCCGGCTGTGGTGGGGGTGTGGCCTGGGGGGCGGCGATTGCGATCATGCCCTGGGAGTTCTACCAGCACTACGGATCACTCGATATGCTCGAAAACACCTATCCCGCGATGAAGGGTTACCTTGACTATCTGGAAACCTGGAAAACTCCCGAGGGCATCGTGCACTCTCAGCGCACTGGCAATGATGGCAAGGTGCTGAAATGGTTCAATCTGGGAGACTGGGTAGCACCGGGCGAATTGCCCGATGATGCGTTGGTGCACACGTTTTATTACTGGCACTGCGCAGACCTGACCGCCAAGACCGCAGCGGTGTTGGGACATTTGCATGAGGCAGAGCACTACGCCGCGCTGGCGGAGTCGAGCCGAGCGGCCTTCCAACGGGCATTTTACGACGGACCCACCGGAAGTTTTGGAGATGCCGGTGCCGATATCCTTGCCCTGCGCATGGGCCTTGATGAACCCATGCGCAGCAGCGTGATCGAGGCTGTGCGTCAAAATCTGATCGCCGATGACGGGCACCTGGACACCGGTATTTTTGGGACACGCTACTTCTTTGAAATACTGGCGGAGCATGGCCTGAACGAGCAGGCCTACACAGCGATCACCAAGACCACACAGCCCGGCTTTGGCTGGTGGCTGGAACAGGGTGCGACCACGACCTGGGAGAAATGGGATGGCACGGGTTCGCGCAATCACCCCATGTTTGGGGGTGGACTGGTGTGGCTGTATCGTAATCTGGCTGGCATGCAGATCGATCCTGAGCAGCCTGCCTACAGGCACATTGTCTTCCGCCCGCAACCGGTGGCAGATCTTGAGTTTGTCGAATACTCGAACCAGACGGTCTTCGGAGAAGCGGGTATCCGCTGGCAGCGACAGGGTGAGGCACTCGTTATCACCACCACCGTTCCGGTTGGATCGACTGCCACGCTTCATTTTCCAACGACAAACGGCGCCGAACTCAAGGAATCCGGTATCCCCGTGACGGATCATCCAGACGTGAAGGTTGTTGAAATCACTCCAGAGTCCGTCGTTCTGTCCATGGCCTCCGGTCGGTACCGGTTTCATCCCTGA
- a CDS encoding glycosyl hydrolase family 28 protein, whose product MNKIYTFLWLSMGLTTLLQALTHDITSQGAIPDDDGDDTVAIQQVIDACAAAGGGTVNFPAGTWHSGTVYLRSNVSIHLENGAIWRGVNAAEAFPPIEPRVKSREDLEPRPAFLYGYRVENVRIYGSGMIAPGGEHAIWKSDRDNVRYHERPFGIHLVESKHITVEGIRMENSAFWMQRYFLCDHVRLSDLTIYNHCNLNNDGIDIDGCHDVVIDNCIIDSSDDALVLKSEGLRTVEDVVISNCILSSHATPLKLGTGSVGGYKRVAISNIVIRSSKSPKMIHVHEAWGGLSGIDLLSVDGGILQDIQIDNVIMHGVETPFFIKLGNRHSEWEGKPDATPGRVENIVISNLTARDCGPISSAITGYPGHPVRGVRLSNIDITMRGKGPAGSAMEPVPEHSNHYPFNRMFKTDLPTYGLFLRHVENLRLENVRLSYTGMEQRHALWVEQARDVVFQGLELLAPVGENSWVQLHEATDVTFRNSNATREDVSLSATSGIHFLP is encoded by the coding sequence ATGAACAAGATATACACATTTCTCTGGCTCAGCATGGGCCTGACAACCCTGCTTCAGGCCCTCACCCATGACATCACTTCGCAGGGAGCGATTCCTGATGATGATGGGGATGACACAGTGGCCATCCAGCAAGTGATCGATGCCTGCGCCGCTGCGGGTGGAGGCACTGTGAACTTTCCGGCTGGTACCTGGCATTCGGGCACCGTTTATCTGCGAAGCAATGTGAGCATCCACCTCGAAAACGGGGCAATCTGGCGGGGTGTGAATGCTGCAGAAGCCTTTCCTCCCATCGAACCTCGGGTGAAGTCACGGGAGGATCTTGAGCCGCGTCCGGCGTTTCTCTACGGCTATCGCGTGGAGAATGTCCGTATCTACGGAAGCGGCATGATCGCCCCGGGCGGTGAACATGCCATCTGGAAAAGCGACCGTGATAACGTGCGCTATCACGAGCGTCCCTTTGGCATCCATCTGGTGGAGTCGAAGCACATTACGGTTGAGGGAATTCGCATGGAAAATTCTGCGTTCTGGATGCAGCGCTATTTCCTCTGTGATCATGTGCGCCTCAGTGACCTCACGATCTACAATCACTGCAATCTGAACAATGATGGCATCGACATTGACGGGTGCCATGATGTGGTGATTGACAACTGCATTATCGACTCCAGTGATGACGCGCTTGTGCTCAAATCGGAGGGACTGCGCACCGTAGAGGATGTCGTCATTTCCAACTGCATTCTCAGTTCCCATGCCACGCCGCTTAAACTGGGTACGGGTTCTGTGGGAGGATACAAGCGTGTTGCGATCAGCAACATCGTGATCCGGTCCTCTAAATCGCCAAAGATGATCCATGTGCATGAGGCGTGGGGTGGTCTCTCGGGCATCGATCTGCTCAGTGTCGACGGTGGCATCCTGCAGGATATTCAGATCGATAATGTGATCATGCACGGTGTGGAAACTCCGTTTTTCATCAAACTTGGCAATCGTCACAGTGAGTGGGAGGGTAAGCCAGATGCCACCCCTGGACGGGTTGAAAACATTGTGATTTCGAATCTAACCGCCCGTGACTGTGGCCCCATCAGTAGTGCGATTACCGGATACCCCGGGCATCCGGTTCGCGGGGTCAGGCTTTCCAACATCGACATCACCATGCGGGGCAAAGGACCTGCTGGTTCGGCGATGGAACCGGTGCCAGAGCATAGCAACCACTATCCCTTCAATCGCATGTTCAAGACGGATTTGCCGACCTATGGACTTTTTCTCCGGCACGTGGAGAACCTGCGCCTGGAGAATGTTCGCCTGTCCTATACGGGAATGGAGCAGCGACATGCACTTTGGGTGGAGCAGGCTCGTGATGTGGTATTTCAGGGGTTGGAGCTTCTCGCACCGGTGGGAGAAAACTCATGGGTACAGCTTCATGAGGCGACCGATGTGACGTTTCGCAATAGCAACGCAACCCGTGAGGATGTGTCTCTTTCAGCGACCTCAGGAATCCACTTCCTGCCCTGA